The sequence ACACTCCACTCCAATGGCGAAGAGTCCGGGATGGCGCGGGTGCTTTACCGCCAAGTCGATGAAGTAACCGGCAACACCGACTTGCCGCTCGGTTTCGAACCCAGCGCGTCGAAGCACGGCCTCCACCTGAATCTCGAAGGGCGAGTCACTCGGTTTGCCAGTCGTCTCTCCCCGATCGACAAGCACGCCGCTCTCGGTATACTTCAGGAACAGGTGGAAATCACGAACTCCCTTCCCTTTGGCGTCGACTAAGACTTGTTCGCTGCGAATTGAAGCAAAGACTTCCATTCGCCACTTGGCGCGCGTGATGAGCACGTTGAATCGCCTTTCGCCTCCTTCCCGATTGAGCGGCCCGAATCTTTGCGTTGGCGTCCCGCCGGGGGAGTGAGGGCCATAAGTGCATGAGATAAGCATGATGTCGCGTTCGTCCCCTTGGATATTCTCCAAGTTCCGAACAAACAGTGGCTCCTCGTTTTGCTCCGAAACCAGCGCGGTCATCGCAAGATCAAGGCGCCGGTCGTCCTGCCGCATCTTATCCAAAAGATCGTTGACCGCGTCCTGTTGATAGAGATTCATCGTCACGACGCCGATGGTGAGCCTGTCCTTGGCTGGTTTCGCATATTCGGGGAGAACAAGTTCGCGTACGCGTTTGGCGACGGCTGCCGCTTCCATGGCATTAGTGACCTTGCCGCTCGTTGTCGTGGCGTTCTCGATGTAGTGGTATCGGATTCCCAGTTCGGGGTGAGTGCGATGCGGATGCGGGAATAGGATAAGGCGGTTGTCGTAGGAGAAACTGTTGGCCGGAGCGATGAGGGTTTCCTGACGGCTACGGTAGTGCCATAGC comes from Armatimonadota bacterium and encodes:
- a CDS encoding AAA domain-containing protein, with protein sequence MDEASQINPEDAWGAITRGKQLIVVGDQKQMPPSDFFMSALEDDESPEDEEEVDGGKSESILDASVASLLSSSLLWHYRSRQETLIAPANSFSYDNRLILFPHPHRTHPELGIRYHYIENATTTSGKVTNAMEAAAVAKRVRELVLPEYAKPAKDRLTIGVVTMNLYQQDAVNDLLDKMRQDDRRLDLAMTALVSEQNEEPLFVRNLENIQGDERDIMLISCTYGPHSPGGTPTQRFGPLNREGGERRFNVLITRAKWRMEVFASIRSEQVLVDAKGKGVRDFHLFLKYTESGVLVDRGETTGKPSDSPFEIQVEAVLRRAGFETERQVGVAGYFIDLAVKHPRHPGLFAIGVECDGDTYHSSRAARDRDRLREKVLIERGWTLHRIWSNDWFVTPQQAKKRLLDAVSCACR